Within Harpia harpyja isolate bHarHar1 chromosome 4, bHarHar1 primary haplotype, whole genome shotgun sequence, the genomic segment CCGGCAGCTCTGCGGGACCTGGGTGTGGATCCTCATCGCTGCTACCTCCGTCTCCTTCCCGCTGCTGCAGGGATGGGTGATGTACGTGTCCCTCAGCTCCTGCCTcatctccctgctgctccttATAAGCTACCTCTTCGGCTTTCACAAAAACAGCGAGAACTGGAAAGTGCTGGTAAGGAGGGGCTGGGACACTGGCAGATGTTGGCAGCAGCAGTGTGGGTGCAAGACCACCGTGGCTGGTGACGGGTTAGCTGGCCAGCTGCTGGCCCTTCTGCAACCAACcagccttttttcttccttttgccttGATTGGAAATGCCGAGGGAAGCTGTGCTAtgctgcaggtgctgtgtgggcacAGGGGAGGGTTCGGCATGGTACAGAGGTTTGGTTCCAGCCCCTGTCTGGGCACATGGCTGCTGTTTGAGCACTCGCACGTGCAGAGAATGGACCTCGTCCTCAGGGTGAATCAGAAAAGGACAGTCCTGGGCAGGCTTTGATCCTCGCCGCTCCTTTGTTTTGCAGGACAGTTTGTACCACGGTGCCACGGCCATTCTGTACATGAGCGCTGCTGTCTTGCAAGCCAATGCAACCATCCGCTCCGAGCTTGGCCCCAACTCGCCACTTTACTACCAGCTCAACAGCGCCGCATCGGTGAGTCGGTCCAGAAAACCCCAGGCAGGCCGAAGCACCTGCAGTTCCCCTTGGGGAGATGTAAGAGCAAATATTAAAGCCACAGCACAGCCACCCCAAGCCCAGCAGTGTCACACTGGTCAGAGCTTCAGCTCCTCATCTCTTGCATCGTGCAGCCAGCGTGGGCTTCTCCGGGTCCAGCAGCTCATGGACAGCCTTGTGTGGCAGCCTCCTGGGAAACGTGGGGggctttgccttttctttgaggCTGGAGAGAGCTCTAGGCTGGGAGGTTTCCCTAGGTCGAGAGCACTGAGAGGAGATGGGGTTAGACTCTCCCAGCTGACCCCAGcttttgctcttcttcctctcATGCAGTTCTTCGCCTTCATCACAACCTTCCTGTACATCCTCCATGCCTTCAGCATCTACTACCAGTGAGCCTGGCAGTGCCAGCTTGCCTCTGcaggatcagggctttcccagcgCGAGGGATGCAGCTGTCTTACACCATGGTGTCCCTGCCCCGGCCCTGTCACCCACCCTGTGGGGACGGCGGTTGCTTTTTCACTTCATTGAAGGAGGGATTTTTGTACAGCTGTGCTGTGTCGGTGTGCTTGTGGGGACATTTTGTGCCTTGCCTATGGGCTACGCAAGGGGAGGGACTGGGTGCGGGCTCCAACATTCTGCCAAATATAGACAACCaaggacaggaaaataaaagaaaatgactgtTCCTTCAGCAAACGATTTCCTTTCTTATACTATTTTCCTATCTCTGGTTCAGCTAGACCACTCCccaatacataaatatataacaATAATACAATATTGTGTTCTTCGACTTTCAGATAATTTCATTTGGTATATGCAGTACTTGGAATAAAGTGTCTACTAACAGTGTCTGACCAAATAGATTTTGACCACTAGATAAGCGATGTTCATTGAACAAGCTAATTTTACTCCGTAAGAGttaaaaatttcctttcaaaaaccAGAAAACGTTCACAGACTTAGAAAGCTACAACagactttttaaacaaataaatcataGAACTTCTAACAAACTTCTAGATATAGTATAAAACTACAGCATGAAAAGACTTATTACTACAGTTATTTACAGTAGTTCTTCTCCAGTGTCTGCTAATTGCCATTACAAAATCTGCAGCTGCAGAGTTCAGTCACCACCTAACACAGGTGTTACAGGTGTCCCTCCTCTCTGCACCTTCAGCACTGGAGTGACTGGTAGAGGgagctccctcctctctctgcttcAGATAATCCTCCGCTTCTGGGATAGCGTTGACTCGCAGTACATCTAGGTAGAGAAGGTAGTCCTGGAGACAAGCTGGCAATGGCAATTCCCGGATAAACCGGTCTGATCGCAGGCGTTCACTCGTTAGAATGGACCGGATCTCAAGACGACAAAGATGAAACAGAGAAGGAATGAaggctgaaaaattaaaaaaacaagtcaAACACTGAACAGGACACCATGGGATTACATCGCTTGCCTGCAGTTACCTGGTTTAGCTGGATCCCATCTGAACCCCCCCAGTCTCTGGGCAGGTAACGAGGCAGAGTTCTCGATAGTGAAGGGCTGTTGCCTGTTAGAACCGGCATTTTCAAAATCTCCCTCTAGCTAGAAAAGTTACCTTAAATGTCTAGAAACAAAGtgtcaaaaaataattttatccttAATCAGAAAGTTTTATCTAACCAGCCTAGAACAGCTACCTGCTTGGGGAGAGAGAGGCTCATGCCATCTTACAAGAAATGAAACATTAAGTCTAGAAGTAAATCCAGCAACAAAATAACAGAAGGGGAAACACTTTTAAGGTAAGTACTAAACGACAGCATGACTCAGTTGGCATGTGATGCCAAATGTTCTAACATGTTGCTAAATAACTTGACTTAGGAGAACCACTGTGCCGAAAGATACACAAACATGTCTGTAAATACGCATTTGCTCAAACACAAGCTTTTCACATTATAGATCAACTTATCCTGATACAGAACTCTAGTGCCTCCAAACTCTCCTGGAGTGGcttctccatttattttattcacaAGGAGTCTGTAATATTAACTGCagtaatttctgtatttcagtacagAAGGTTAAGTACGGCAGGTGTGTAACTCCATGGGACCATACAATTTAAGCCTTCGGCTGGAGGTGTGAACACCAGTTCTTGGAACTTTGCTGCACGAacccttcatttttaatttcctatgcTCACTCTCATGACCAGCTTCTCTCAGTTCAAGTGCTCGGTATTTCTCAAGCAGTGAAGCCTGCctctcagcacagcagctggcctgcttgccctgactgcTCTTGGCTGAAAGAGTAAGGAAAACGTTCAAACTCCCCCaccctgctttttcctctctgctttctctctttggCTTAAGTTACTGGATGCTATTACaacataaatatatttactaatagcaaaggaaacaaagagaGAACTTCATCTAAACTTCCCCtaataaaacctttttatttcaCTCCAAAAAGATATAATTAGCTCCAAATATTCCAAAGAAAGTATTATTTAATAACTATCActtagacattttaaaaattattacagacCCTTTTAAAGAAGAATTTGCTTTGAAATTAGTCACTAACAAAGACAGCTGAGTGCAATTTTTCAGTAACATAATGCATAGGTCACAGAGCTTGACCTGTACGttaaagctgcttttctgaaggGTGAATGCAGTGAACACTAGTGTTTTCctggacaacagattattgaatCTTTTTGGTGGACCACATTTTGATTACAGGAGTGCCAATGAACAGCTAGATTTGTAGGTATTTAATATGATGATTTATATGGTTTGTACTTTGATTACTGTCAAATGCTTATAGAACAGCATAGACACGTCACTGGAAATACAAatcaaattggaaaaaaaaaaaaatcagtgggatACCGTCTAGAAAATGTAAACAAGTAATATTGATCATCTTCCCTTAAATCTTCCAAGAGGCTGAACAAATCATTTCAGGAAGGCACACTACTAATTTACAGTCACTacccatgttttatagcacatgCATTAATTTGAAGAGGACAAAATAGCCTAAACTGAGAATACCTACTTGAAACACGCTGACTCTGAATTGAACAATGTAGTGAGTCAAATTCATGCAAATATGTTTTGCTCGTTTGTTTGTTTAGGGTAACTACTGTTTCTGCTCCCCAGTTTCTGGACAAACAATGTCCATTGACTATTGAACCTTCTTTGCTGTTGTGCATTAGCACAAAGAGCTGTTTCCTACTTACAGCCTGGAAGCTGGCATgcacagaaactttttttcctaactcTATTGCTTACCAAAATGGCTCTTGGGAGTCCAAGGGAACTTCTCTTTGTAGTCTGAAAGGTCTTGCTCTACAGCTGGAGGAAGTCTCTTCCAGTTCGTAAACTCCAGGATGAAATTAAGGACATTCCCGCTCACAGAGAAAATCCTGCATAACAAAAACTCCCATAAATATCATTTTAGACAATAGCCTAAGTATAATAATGGTAACAATGCATAGAAAGCTTTACTATTTTCTAACAAATCCTTAACAACCTACATCCCAAGCCCAGAAACAGAAAACCActaaagagaaatgcaaagtaattttGACAGCCCAAGCCTTTACTAATGTAATTTTatcttcctccatttctttttaaaagttaagactgtaagagaaaaatctctgctcTGAAATTTAAATGCCTCAGTAATAGGCAGCATTCTCCTCTGCACTAATTTCTTATTCCATTCCCACCTAAATTTTGATAAGGGGTCAAGACACCAGAGCATTATAAGCATTACCATCACATTTGGGGAGAAAATGCACATAGGTTCAGAtacttatttattaaaacaaaacaaaataaaaatccacaaaatTTGCAAGTGTTTCAAACTCTCCATCTACCAAAGACTGCATTTACCTGTATTCAGAAATCAGTATGATTTACATTTCAAACCTTTAGCAGATTTGATTGTGAAGAACTTCTAATAAGAGCTTAACTGAATAAAGTGTATAAGGAGGTTTAAGTAACAGCAGGTAAAACAACTGTTTTAGTATTGCACATGCTGAAAAGCCATGCAATTTCACAGAACAGCTTCCCGGCTAGATGTATACAATCCTGAATTTTCATTTGAATGAAAATCTAAATGCTCTAAATAGAGAAAAATACCAGACTAAAAATTTTTAACACACTTGCTTTTTACAAGAGATTCATGTCAAAATTATGTCCTTTctagtttttattatttcatttttcatatttgaCTGAACTTTCATACATTCACCGAAAACCATACAGGAGAGAGATCTGATTGCCTAACTTTCTCTAAGGAGAACAGCGATTTTACTTTTTCCACTGGTAATCAAAATTGTCACTGCTCTAGACTGACCAGTTTATGATTGATTATACAGTTGTTTTACACAATGAGCCAGAGACAGTTAATGAATGCATAAATGTCATTTGCTGTCTACTATCCTCCTGTTATTTTCCAGTACAGAATAGTTAATGTTGAAGTTAAACTTACAAAAACATTAGTTTTGTACATTATGATGTgataagcattatttttaaaagtggataTTGAGACAAAGGAAGTGACTGGTATAAAAGTATTTGTGGACTACATAACAAAATATCAAAAATCATCATATATGACATACATGGACAGTGAGATTTGTTTACTCACTGAATTGCAATCTTGTAGTGTGTTTACTTTCGCAATCACTTAGTCTTCTATGCATAAATATGATCTACAGAAGCACTGCTATACCATGCTTTATATATGCTCCTCTAATTACTGTTCAGAAAGCCATGGATGCTAATGATTAACAGAATCTCACTAAGTCATAAATGAATGCACTTAAAACTACCAATGATATCTTAACCACAATATCTTAACAGTACCTGAAATATAAATCAGTATTTAAAGTAAACCATAAAATCCTACTCCTTTCATACAGCTAAGTAATGCATGTAATGAGTTTATACATCTCACATTATGTTATTAACAGCTGAGACATATGGTAGTAGTCTAAGCATCATCttcacagacaaaaaaaaccaaaaacatacaaatacttcataatttaaaatataagttTAATTCTGTAGTGCctaattaaatataaaacatcACCAAACAGTTATTTGTATGtggaaaaacttaaaaaacaaaaacaaaccccccaaaaaccccagacTGGAATTTTCACCACATTATTTTGTTTAACACAATCTCTAACTGCATCCGTTTCCTCTTCTCCTAGCCTTGGCCCAGCTTCACCTTACATTTGTTTCCCATCCCTCCTGACCTCTTTCTCAGTATTTGAATTTTTTCCTCCCATTACCATATTATACGTACACACGCAATTTGCAACTAACTTTGGGGGCTAATAAGAGATGTTCGATATAGAAACTGCAAAATGATGGCTTTCTCCAGGGTAGTGATAAAGCAATCTCATTTCTGACTTTCTTCctaaaagaaatttgttttacTGAATCCAGCCATTACCCGTGGATGATTTATTTCAGACTTTCCGTAACCCTCACCATTCCTGAtcatggcaactgattatcaagTACTATCCTCTGAAAGCACGCGTTAAATAACATTGGCAACAGCTTTGCAGATTAGCATACAATATTTAAGTAAACAAGATAACATTATCTGCTTACCAGAATCTGCGCATTAAATTCACTGGATTAAAACCGGCCAAGAGCAGATAAGGCAGCCATTCCATGTACTCCTCATGCGCTTTAATTGTGTAACTTAGGAACTCCGATAACTGGTCCCCAGAAGGCAGTGAACAGCCCAGCTTCAAGAAGCGTTGAAACAAAGTAAACTTTTCATGGAACAGGCAATATCCCAAATTAATCCCAAGTAAGGTGATCCCGTATTTCAGGAAAATatcaatgaaattaaaaaaccTATGAACAGCACACAAGGAACAGGACATCCTGTTAGTTCTTCCCCAGAAAGCATCTACCGTGTCACTTCTTACCTTTGAGAAAGCAAATTTCTTCTACCAAAACTCccaccaaaccaaagaaaaacccagcaTGCCATTCGGACTGCAGTTCTTTCTGGAAAGCATCACTTTAAAATGTAGAACTAGTTCAGGAGACTCCAGTCCTTACATTTAACTCATGTGTTCGTTTTGTCCTGAAAAACCTGTGGTTCCAACCAGCTTCCAGCCCTTCAAAGCAAGCCTTTTGATCACAAATAGAAACCTCCCAAAGTCATCAATTACTGGGATCTGTAACCCAGAGGTATCACCACACTGCTGCTCCACCATGTGCTTGCTATAAGCAGAAAGCACCATGCCCACTTAATTAGGTTTCACCTTAAAAACATGCCACATGCAACAGATAGACAAGTATGCAAAAATATCAAATGACTGCATGCCCCAGAACTCGGGGACCAGCCTAATGCTCAAACTTATTAAGGGTTTAATTTACACCCAGCTCCATTTGCAGGTAGGTCTGCAACCCACTGAACTgttctaaacattttaaaatgtttttacaagaATAATTTTATTACCATATTATAATTGATAATGATATGATAATGAATGAGATTATGACTGATAATTAGCGTGGTGTTAGTTAGTAACTGGATTGCACATTACTTCATAGAAGTGGTTTTGAAGTGGCAATATATGTTACCTACCTCATTTACAGCACATTTTAGTAGTTACCTGGTCTGCATCCCTTCCTAAATTATTATACACTAAGAATaggacagaaggggaaaaacaatgtCCAAGGATTTTTAACGATACTTTCTAGGAGTCTGCAATGAAAATCAGTAATAACAAACCCTATGTACTGCTTCACTGCACACCTTATACGTCACGTATGGAGATATGGGAAAGCACATTCTGCCTTGTACCCCGATGTGTGATTTCACATGCGCCGTTTTGGATATGGATGAGTTCCTGCCTCAAGCAGTTCAAAATCACCTGCAGCCTGACCAGAGACACAAGAGGCTGTAACAGGCACAGTCACTGGGATGTACTTTACTAAAAAACCTAATTCTGTCCTTGATTTCCCTCTTTGAAATAAGCCTTTTTACTTCAAGTAGGATAAACTCAATCAGAATATTACTGTAGTATTTTCACTTCAGGACCATTATGAAACTGGCAAGTTATTTATTGCAATTATGGCATTGTAGATCGATGGCATATATTTggtaaagtttttaaaaattttcctaAGCCAACTGTAAGAATGTGCAATCCTATTAATTAGTACCATGCAACTAGTACACACTTTACAAACACATATATTCAAACATATTCAACAAAGAATATCCCAGCACAGTTAATTCTTTCAACAGCTttatccaggggaaaaaaaaggtgcatcTCGTCAAGACCATAATTTTTAATTAGAACAGGCTTTCtcataaaaagtaatttctcaaATAGCCTCTGCATATCTGTGTACAAGCCTCAACTGCTTACAGGAttcagggcaccaaggcacatcCTCTAAAAGTTAGTATTTTGGCTAAAAACGTTTGCAGGTGATGAACTTCTGGAATCTAAGAACGGTTAAAATATtgcatattttgatttttcttccctacATAAAGGGAATCAGAGCAGGTCACATGTAGAAGACAAGCAGTAAGAATGAGAAACTGAAATCATGATTCCCAAATGTAAGCCAGCCCCAAGAGCTATGATTTTGCGTCTACTGGATAAACTGCTTTTTAATGGGGGTGAACAAAATTCACTAATACCATAACCTCATAAATTTAAATGGTAGCAACATAAGCAATAGATTTTGATCCATGTACATGAAATATTCTGTTAGAATCCGAGTTTTAAgagcatttaaaagcatttatgaaGATATTTACCTTAATGAAGCACACTAGCCACATAACATTACTTCACATTAATATTCCTGAGGAAGTGTCTAGAAAGGGTCAACTAACTAGAATTCTGGCAAAATAGTAAATGAGAGCaatcagatgaagaaaaaaagttttcaaacgTATTCTCTACCACATGAAATGCCTCTGTTGTTCTAAGGGGTAAAGCAGTTACCAGGTAATTGCTCTCAAGTCTCAATTAAAATCTGAAACATAATGACATTACAGCTCTACACAAAGGTCAGAACTGCCAAGAAGTGACTGACATGTGATTCTCTATCTAGATTTGAGCTGTGCCAGTATTCAATCCTTTGAATGTTATTTTATACATTGAATTAGTTAGGGAGGAGCACAAGGCGAGCTTGGGGACAGCAACATCAAGAACTTTTACAGTAATAGCCCCCTCCTCCACGAATTAATTTcccacagaaaaaggaagaagaaatttctgtactaaaagaaaaaaaaaaaaatcaacagcaaggACATGAAGAGCATGTCAACTGACAtaccatatatacacacacacttcgGAGTAAGGCTTTtatactttattatttttcctccaaaattatAGCCTTTGCATTATGAAGTAAGCAGTGTTTTATTTCCTGTTGAATACCAGGGGTGCGGATCACTCACCAGGCATAAAAAGAAATGGGTCATGATCTAAAAGAATGTATCATGCAGTTTCCCAGTCCTCCTTACAGCTATAGCATTGAGCTGATTAATTCTGCTTGTCTTATGCACAAGACTGGCATACGGAAAAGGAAAACACTATTTCACAATAACTCATCCTTATTGAAAAGGATCTGGCTACTTAAGAGTCCTTTTGATCCAATTACAGCATCGAGTCACGTTCCCAGAAGACAGAAACATGTTGATAAGGCCTTCTGAAAGCACGAAAACTGCAATTATGTTCTACAAGACTCTTCTTCAAAGAGCTGAGCTTCCCCTTGGAGATTTCAGCGAGCTTCTTCAGCTCGTGCACGCAATCCAAAGCCCACACACCATTCAGATACTCAGTTTAACTCCAGCAGCTCAAGAATtgaggaaggagggcaggaaaactgcacatttaaaaaaagttaaataaaggCCAACATAATTATGAATAGTTTCAAAATGTAAGAGATATACTTACTCTTTTTGGAAGACCATACACATGGGTGATCTGCAGTCGAAGTTAAGGCACTCTTGAGCATCTGGACTGTAGCCTTCTTTAAGTAATGCTTCCAAACATTCTTTATGACCACCATATACTGCTGAATACACAGGGCTcactttgcctttgcctttgtcACAAATCCGATCAGTAACTGGTATCAGCAACTCTAATatcctgcaaatattttaaaaaactatcTGTTTTGTGATCTTATgcaataattaatttcatttgtcTGGTCATTACAACTTAAGAAGAAAATCCTACCTGTTTTTTCACTTTCATACATAGACCCATAACAAACATTGTGCTTTGGGATGGATTTAGGctggcaataaatattttaatctgaacCAGGGACAGATATTTCCTATTACCCAACAATCCATTTTACAGCAAAAGAGTACCTCTGCACATTAAATCCAGACTTCCGTGAAGTCTGGAAGCAAACTGAAAACGTGAGttgcaaataaattaatatttacttCCATTCAACAACACTCACTGAggtactgaaacagaaaaatcattctGTTTCATAGCTCACACCTCTACATCCTTTCCAGCCAACGAGGATTAGTGACAAGACACCAATTCCTTTGCTACTGGAACTTACTGGCGCTGCTCAGAGGTTGCCAGTTACCTATTGTTGCAAAAGCTACGAAGGCAGCTAAACCACATAGTTTAaacggtggacttggcagtgctaggtcaACAGTCAGACTTGATGGTCTTCAaaatcttttccaacctaaatgattctgtgatcttaCGTTTCTGAGAAAACGAACAATACAGAGCTTCCTCAGTATCTACTACAGTCTGCCTTCCTCATCAGTTTGAGTAGTGGCATCGATTTGACACACCAACTTTAATGACAACTAAGCTGATGACCTCCTTTTGCTAGGGGTTAAGATCAAGCATCTACTAATAATTTTGCAGTTAGTATTGTCATTAATATATTTGATTTTAAGTGCCGTCATACATGTGCAAATCATGGGGTTCCTGAGAGACGCTTCTCCACAACAGCATGCTACTCTGGGACTTCCTTCCACTCTTGGTTTTCTGCTGTGAAAGCAGCTTATATCATTGGGATTGGGGAAAGCtacaaatgcattttgaaaaggATTAAAGGAACTGTTTTGTGGGTTTCATTTTCTGGCTGGTTCAGCTAATTCATTATTTGCATATGATTACTTCTACTACTTAATGGTCAGGACTACAATTCTAATTAAGAGCTGTTCAAGTCATGTATAAAGCATATGCTGTTGttacctgtattttaaaatgtaaaagtaatATGGCTTTTGAGTGAATCGATATCTGGTTCAGCACTGTGGAAAACCCTCTAAACTCATTAAGATACGGATCAGACCCAGGTTAGATGCTGAATTAAAAGCGGTTGGTCACTTTACTAGGACTACTAACAgacattaaaataggaaaataattcgGAATTCTAAATTACAAATCAGCTTGAgaacttgtttttcttccttttagagCTGAACTTCCTCTTTGTTGATTAGGTTGTTACCAGAATCTTCTGTCTGAATCCCTTTTTAATCACCTACTTTTTATGGCCCATTTCAGCGGCTGCGTGAATAGGTAACTGCCAGTTATCCTCGTTGCAGTAGAGATTTGGATCTGCCCCTTTTGATAAGAGCAGTTCCACACATTCGGCATGGCCCTCCTGTGCAGCAATCAGCAGGGGAGTGGCTCTGTCCTTGGCTTGACAGTTTACATCTGCACCTAACAAAAAAAGCCAATACTTTACATCACCACTACAGGAcacaaaataaacaac encodes:
- the MALL gene encoding MAL-like protein isoform X2 translates to MASASPPVASTQPTLPSGPAVFKTVPYAFILPEILCGTWVWILIAATSVSFPLLQGWVMYVSLSSCLISLLLLISYLFGFHKNSENWKVLDSLYHGATAILYMSAAVLQANATIRSELGPNSPLYYQLNSAASFFAFITTFLYILHAFSIYYQ
- the ASB3 gene encoding ankyrin repeat and SOCS box protein 3, which codes for MDFTEAYSDRCSAVGLAAREGNVKMLRKLIKQGYSIDVPDNRGWVPIHEAAAHNSSECLRLLVCAAPSDDYINSKTFEGLCALHLSARHGSLESIRVLLEAGADPNEVTTEATTPLFLAVENGHADVVKFLLQHGANIKGPHSCSAWNSLHQASFQECTEIMKILLEKGASKECKDDFGITPLFVAAQYGKLESLRLLVSHGADVNCQAKDRATPLLIAAQEGHAECVELLLSKGADPNLYCNEDNWQLPIHAAAEMGHKKILELLIPVTDRICDKGKGKVSPVYSAVYGGHKECLEALLKEGYSPDAQECLNFDCRSPMCMVFQKEFFNFIDIFLKYGITLLGINLGYCLFHEKFTLFQRFLKLGCSLPSGDQLSEFLSYTIKAHEEYMEWLPYLLLAGFNPVNLMRRFWIFSVSGNVLNFILEFTNWKRLPPAVEQDLSDYKEKFPWTPKSHFAFIPSLFHLCRLEIRSILTSERLRSDRFIRELPLPACLQDYLLYLDVLRVNAIPEAEDYLKQREEGAPSTSHSSAEGAERRDTCNTCVRW
- the MALL gene encoding MAL-like protein isoform X1, yielding MASASPPVASTQPTLPSGPAVFKTVPYAFILPEILCGTWVWILIAATSVSFPLLQGWVMYVSLSSCLISLLLLISYLFGFHKNSENWKVLDSLYHGATAILYMSAAVLQANATIRSELGPNSPLYYQLNSAASVSRSRKPQAGRSTCSSPWGDVRANIKATAQPPQAQQCHTGQSFSSSSLASCSQRGLLRVQQLMDSLVWQPPGKRGGLCLFFEAGESSRLGGFPRSRALRGDGVRLSQLTPAFALLPLMQFFAFITTFLYILHAFSIYYQ